Proteins encoded in a region of the Agromyces protaetiae genome:
- a CDS encoding glutamine amidotransferase: MKKALLLGESWTTHMIHQKGFDSFTTTEYVEGGREFSDALESDGWTVTHVQAHAIETHFPQSDEELAAYDLVVISDVGANTFLLTRAVFGRSVSEPNKLERIRAYVENGGGLLMVGGYLSFSGVDAKANYASSAIGDILPVDVLEIDDRAEHPEGTAISVLAAEHPAVGGVGTEWPPLLGYNRTRPREDAELLVQVNGDPLVAVRQVGSGRTGVFTSDMSPHWAPPPFMEWAGYAPLWRALATWTAGE; the protein is encoded by the coding sequence ATGAAGAAGGCACTGCTGCTCGGTGAGTCCTGGACGACTCACATGATCCACCAGAAGGGATTCGACAGCTTCACCACCACCGAGTACGTCGAAGGCGGACGCGAGTTCTCCGACGCGCTCGAGAGCGACGGCTGGACGGTGACTCACGTTCAGGCGCACGCCATCGAGACACACTTTCCGCAGAGCGACGAGGAGCTCGCCGCGTACGACCTCGTCGTGATCAGCGACGTCGGCGCGAACACATTCCTCCTGACCCGCGCGGTGTTCGGCCGGAGCGTGTCCGAACCCAACAAGCTCGAGCGCATCCGCGCCTACGTCGAGAACGGCGGCGGCCTCCTGATGGTCGGCGGCTACCTGTCGTTCTCGGGCGTCGACGCGAAGGCGAACTACGCCTCGAGCGCGATCGGCGACATCCTGCCGGTCGACGTGCTCGAGATCGACGACCGCGCCGAGCACCCGGAGGGCACGGCCATCTCCGTGCTCGCTGCCGAGCACCCCGCGGTCGGCGGCGTGGGCACCGAGTGGCCGCCCCTGCTCGGCTACAACCGCACTCGTCCCCGCGAGGATGCGGAACTGCTCGTCCAGGTGAATGGGGACCCGCTGGTCGCCGTCCGCCAGGTCGGATCCGGGCGAACGGGCGTGTTCACGTCCGACATGTCGCCCCACTGGGCTCCTCCCCCGTTCATGGAGTGGGCGGGATACGCGCCGTTGTGGCGCGCACTGGCGACCTGGACCGCCGGTGAGTGA
- a CDS encoding ribokinase, with protein sequence MAGDSLPGHGRTPVHTAVAVVGSLNLDLIARVPHMVAPGETILAEEFGEHPGGKGLNQAVAAARFGPTALVGAVGDDDSGRTLLDYARSRGVDVTAVERSRTTTGRALITLTPDGENSIVVAPLANMSIQPDEAVAALARLAPSVVLIQFEIPVAVVDAVAAWTSSSTSRLVVNPSPIRAMSVDALASADPLLVNVGEARDILTTIPPSTIAAAGASSSELARALSIHCRSVVVTAGPDGAVVGIDGEIAVVPAPRVDDVRDSSGAGDAFAGTLCVQLAHGKSLHDATRVAVEEAARIVAATRDDR encoded by the coding sequence GTGGCCGGGGACTCGCTCCCCGGCCACGGCCGCACCCCGGTACACACGGCCGTCGCCGTCGTCGGCTCCCTGAATCTCGACCTCATCGCCCGGGTGCCGCACATGGTCGCGCCCGGCGAGACCATCCTTGCCGAGGAGTTCGGCGAGCACCCAGGCGGGAAAGGCCTCAACCAGGCGGTGGCCGCCGCGCGATTCGGCCCGACCGCGCTGGTCGGCGCGGTCGGCGACGACGACAGCGGCCGCACCTTGCTCGACTACGCCCGATCTCGCGGGGTCGACGTCACGGCCGTCGAGCGGTCCCGCACGACGACCGGCCGCGCGCTCATCACGCTGACACCAGACGGGGAGAACTCGATCGTCGTCGCGCCCCTCGCCAATATGTCGATCCAGCCCGACGAAGCCGTCGCCGCGCTCGCCAGGCTGGCGCCATCGGTCGTGCTCATCCAGTTCGAGATCCCCGTCGCGGTCGTCGACGCGGTCGCCGCATGGACCTCGTCGTCCACGAGCCGCCTCGTCGTGAACCCGAGCCCGATCCGCGCCATGAGCGTCGATGCCCTCGCCTCGGCCGACCCCCTCCTCGTGAACGTCGGAGAGGCCCGAGACATCCTGACCACGATCCCGCCGTCGACCATTGCGGCGGCCGGGGCATCCTCGTCAGAACTTGCACGAGCACTTTCCATACACTGCCGCTCGGTCGTCGTCACCGCCGGTCCCGACGGCGCCGTCGTCGGCATCGATGGCGAGATTGCGGTCGTGCCGGCCCCGCGCGTTGACGACGTCCGCGACAGCTCGGGCGCGGGCGACGCGTTCGCGGGCACGCTGTGCGTGCAGCTCGCCCACGGGAAGTCCCTGCACGACGCAACCCGCGTCGCTGTCGAGGAGGCCGCTCGTATCGTCGCCGCCACGCGCGACGACCGCTGA